In one window of Janthinobacterium sp. 1_2014MBL_MicDiv DNA:
- a CDS encoding bestrophin family protein, whose product MIVRERPSALRLFLVVRGSVLPRIRTTLIVNTLIATLVTWCHGTLFDHKVILTTIPFTLIGLPLAIFLGFRNTAAYDRYWEARKLWGELVLRSRNFSRQCQSMIRSDTVAHARLGLDDVRVRMIYRTIAFCHALRHQLRDTRGPADLQPLLRPAEWAAACQSSNPSDYLMLQMGHDLADCVKQGRIDSILAAQLDNTVSAMVGAGASCERIRSTPIPFSYSLLLHRTAYLYCFLLPFGLVDSLGFMTPFVVAIVAYTFFGLDALGDEIEEPFGEDANDLPLSAMCRAIEISLRESLHDTPLPPPMQPVDYLLA is encoded by the coding sequence ATGATCGTGCGCGAGCGTCCTTCGGCGCTGCGGCTGTTCCTCGTCGTGCGCGGCTCCGTCCTGCCGCGCATCCGCACCACCCTGATCGTCAATACCCTGATCGCCACCCTGGTCACCTGGTGCCATGGCACGCTGTTCGATCACAAGGTCATCCTGACCACCATCCCGTTTACCCTGATCGGCTTGCCGCTGGCCATCTTCCTCGGCTTTCGCAACACGGCCGCCTACGACCGCTATTGGGAAGCGCGCAAGCTGTGGGGCGAATTGGTCTTGCGCAGCCGTAACTTCTCACGCCAATGCCAGAGCATGATACGCAGCGACACGGTGGCCCACGCCAGGCTGGGCCTCGATGACGTGCGCGTGCGCATGATTTACCGCACCATCGCCTTTTGCCACGCCCTGCGCCACCAGTTGCGCGACACGCGCGGCCCGGCCGACCTGCAACCGCTGTTGCGCCCGGCGGAATGGGCGGCCGCATGCCAGTCGTCGAATCCGTCCGACTATTTGATGCTGCAGATGGGCCACGACCTGGCCGACTGCGTCAAGCAGGGGCGGATCGACAGCATCCTCGCCGCCCAGCTCGACAATACGGTGTCGGCCATGGTGGGCGCCGGCGCCTCGTGCGAGCGCATCCGCAGCACGCCGATTCCGTTTTCATACTCGCTGCTGCTGCACCGCACGGCCTACCTGTACTGCTTCCTGCTGCCGTTCGGCCTCGTCGATTCGCTCGGCTTCATGACGCCGTTCGTCGTCGCCATCGTCGCCTACACCTTCTTTGGCCTCGATGCCCTCGGCGACGAGATCGAGGAACCGTTCGGCGAGGATGCCAACGACCTGCCCCTGAGCGCCATGTGCCGCGCCATCGAGATCAGCCTGCGCGAATCGCTGCACGACACGCCGTTGCCGCCGCCCATGCAGCCGGTCGACTACCTGCTGGCCTGA
- the yidD gene encoding membrane protein insertion efficiency factor YidD translates to MLGALSDGHRKGGIILTLDICGKHLALWAIRTYRRRLSPWKGFSCAYRVLTGRDSCSAYGYRVIARHGLRTGLPLLQRRLRACGERHRQHLALPLPERRSARRQAQAGYCDCDIPLLDCACDCADVANVLNCNWPGRSKTPKWFRNDYAASAALKRQQEEHRKRLRQGRDAGH, encoded by the coding sequence ATGCTCGGAGCACTGTCTGACGGCCATCGCAAAGGAGGCATCATTCTCACGCTCGATATCTGTGGCAAGCACCTGGCCCTGTGGGCCATCCGTACCTACCGGCGCCGCTTATCGCCATGGAAAGGGTTTTCCTGCGCCTACCGCGTGCTGACGGGGCGCGACAGCTGTTCCGCCTACGGCTACCGGGTCATCGCCCGCCATGGCTTGCGCACAGGCTTGCCCTTGCTGCAACGGCGCCTGCGCGCCTGCGGAGAACGGCACCGCCAGCACCTGGCGCTGCCGCTACCGGAACGGCGCAGTGCGCGCCGCCAGGCACAGGCGGGGTATTGCGACTGCGACATCCCCTTGCTCGACTGTGCCTGCGACTGCGCCGACGTAGCAAATGTGCTCAACTGCAACTGGCCGGGCCGCAGCAAGACCCCGAAGTGGTTCCGCAACGATTATGCCGCCAGTGCCGCATTGAAGCGGCAGCAGGAAGAACACCGCAAGAGGCTCCGGCAAGGACGGGATGCAGGCCATTGA
- a CDS encoding serine hydrolase has translation MFKVSSICLATLILLQAPSAWADQPAPLSQRQQALAAQIDASIAPYYKATEPGAVVIVVKDGQPLLRKAYGLASVQDGQPLTPDMSLRLGSISKQFTAVAILLLADQGKLALTDDISKFLPDYPTHGKQITIAQLLAHTSGIHDYTRKPEFVPNSTKDLSVAQMIDFFKNDPLDFEPGTQWRYSSSGYFLLGAIIEKASGQPYPTFMEQQIFVPLGMNDTAYEGHERRPAKRAAGHIRSGVAYAPNLPLSMTQPYAAGALVSTVDDLARWDAAISDGKLLKAATWEQAFTPAKLNDGTATRSGYGWKVGTWQGTPFIYHSGGINGFATFAMRLPKEKVYVAVLENSDTGLVDPDVVARKAAAVAVGRPYPEIKVITLKPAILDAYAGVYAINEKAGYTIRNFEGQLLLQRTGRPAQRLLAYSPNGFLIENTLTTAEFERGPKGEAQLILNDGGESKSVHERASAAKPARAVVAMTPAQFDAYVGKYALAPEVFLEVTREGDKFFAQVTGFRKLSMLPMSDTAFFSNEVDAEVRFSKDASGKAEQLVLRQEGQDTPARRVN, from the coding sequence ATGTTTAAAGTTTCCAGCATCTGCCTCGCTACCCTGATCCTGTTGCAAGCACCGTCCGCCTGGGCCGACCAGCCCGCTCCACTGAGCCAGCGGCAGCAAGCGCTGGCGGCGCAGATCGACGCCAGCATCGCGCCGTATTACAAGGCCACGGAACCCGGCGCCGTCGTCATCGTCGTCAAGGATGGCCAGCCCCTGTTGCGCAAGGCGTATGGCCTGGCCAGCGTGCAGGATGGCCAGCCGCTGACGCCCGACATGTCGCTGCGCCTGGGGTCGATTTCCAAGCAATTCACGGCCGTCGCCATCCTGTTGCTGGCCGACCAGGGCAAGCTGGCCCTTACCGATGACATCAGCAAATTCCTGCCCGACTATCCGACCCACGGCAAGCAGATCACGATCGCGCAGTTGCTTGCGCACACGTCCGGCATCCACGACTACACACGCAAGCCGGAATTCGTGCCCAACAGCACGAAAGACCTGAGCGTGGCGCAGATGATCGATTTCTTCAAGAACGATCCGCTCGACTTCGAACCGGGCACGCAGTGGCGCTACAGCAGCTCCGGCTATTTTCTGTTGGGCGCCATCATCGAAAAGGCCTCGGGCCAGCCGTACCCCACCTTCATGGAACAGCAGATCTTTGTGCCGCTGGGCATGAACGACACAGCGTATGAAGGCCACGAGCGCCGGCCCGCCAAGCGCGCGGCCGGGCATATCCGCTCGGGCGTAGCCTATGCGCCGAACTTGCCCTTGAGCATGACGCAGCCCTATGCGGCCGGCGCGCTCGTTTCCACCGTGGACGACCTGGCGCGCTGGGATGCGGCCATCTCCGACGGCAAGCTGCTCAAGGCGGCCACCTGGGAGCAGGCGTTCACGCCGGCCAAGCTGAACGACGGCACGGCGACCCGTTCCGGCTACGGCTGGAAGGTGGGCACATGGCAAGGCACGCCTTTCATCTACCATAGCGGCGGCATCAATGGCTTTGCCACGTTCGCCATGCGTTTGCCGAAGGAAAAAGTCTACGTGGCCGTGCTGGAAAACTCGGATACGGGCCTGGTCGACCCTGACGTGGTGGCGCGCAAGGCGGCCGCCGTCGCCGTCGGCCGGCCATATCCCGAGATCAAGGTCATCACGCTCAAGCCCGCCATCCTGGACGCCTATGCGGGCGTGTACGCCATCAACGAGAAGGCCGGCTACACGATCCGCAATTTCGAGGGCCAGCTGCTGTTGCAGCGCACGGGCCGCCCCGCGCAGCGCCTGCTGGCGTACTCGCCGAATGGCTTCCTGATTGAAAATACGCTCACCACAGCCGAATTCGAGCGGGGACCGAAGGGCGAGGCGCAGCTGATCCTCAATGACGGCGGCGAATCGAAGTCGGTGCACGAGCGCGCCAGCGCCGCCAAGCCGGCGCGTGCCGTGGTCGCCATGACGCCTGCCCAGTTCGATGCCTACGTGGGCAAGTACGCGCTGGCGCCCGAGGTTTTCCTGGAAGTGACGCGCGAAGGCGACAAGTTCTTTGCCCAGGTGACGGGTTTCCGCAAGCTGAGCATGTTGCCGATGAGCGATACGGCTTTCTTTTCGAATGAAGTCGATGCGGAAGTGCGTTTCAGCAAGGATGCCAGCGGCAAGGCCGAGCAGCTGGTATTGCGCCAGGAAGGGCAGGACACGCCGGCCAGGCGCGTGAACTGA
- a CDS encoding site-2 protease family protein: MLIHISVMAASARLFGITVRSVSYGVGPTLLALGQVKIRLLPLAGSVVLKDTREEELYDDDPCLDAYNFQPLWKQWLLPLGGVAVLLALALGILGMQGWDSFMTAFTQIVEGALAPMGTAQELLGKGETFARTHSFAEVFALFAVKLCAFNLLPFAGLNGGQALLALLRGGKPSAAWEESVTKWLLLPGLAIVLAWLAAFGWYGWRAAGA; this comes from the coding sequence ATGCTCATCCACATTTCCGTCATGGCGGCCAGCGCCAGGCTGTTCGGCATCACGGTGCGCAGCGTCAGCTATGGCGTGGGGCCAACCTTGCTGGCGTTGGGGCAAGTAAAGATCAGGCTGCTGCCCCTGGCCGGCAGCGTGGTGCTGAAAGATACGCGCGAAGAAGAGTTGTATGACGACGATCCCTGTCTCGACGCCTATAACTTCCAGCCCCTGTGGAAGCAGTGGCTGCTGCCGCTGGGCGGCGTGGCCGTGCTGCTGGCACTGGCGCTGGGCATCCTGGGCATGCAGGGCTGGGACAGCTTCATGACCGCGTTCACTCAAATCGTCGAAGGCGCGCTGGCTCCCATGGGCACGGCGCAAGAACTGCTGGGGAAAGGCGAAACGTTTGCGCGTACGCACAGCTTTGCCGAGGTATTCGCCTTGTTCGCCGTCAAACTGTGCGCATTCAACCTGTTGCCATTTGCCGGCTTGAACGGCGGCCAGGCGCTGCTGGCCCTGCTGCGTGGCGGCAAGCCGTCTGCGGCGTGGGAAGAGAGCGTGACGAAGTGGCTGCTGCTGCCGGGACTGGCCATCGTGCTGGCGTGGCTGGCGGCGTTCGGCTGGTATGGCTGGAGGGCGGCGGGAGCGTAA
- a CDS encoding DUF3320 domain-containing protein, protein MNDSDIVSPAFESDFLQGSLSADAKLERARTELLDLTARNRLLNIPRSSNTARTIDVVDEKSSEIFRLMVTEGRPFNFLPGRAASKIELDNTDANFNVDEIAELAPAHDDSVDARGVLNRHSDTRLQTRLTVKGLQKRLLDMYLDARTLEEEQGVNILFLALGTLKWLDPLNAKNVRYAPLILIPVSLERGNAAEQFKLKWRQEEHSSNLSLEAFLERVHHLKMPAYEAGDEFDPMAYIDAVRDTVRSKEGWVVDADDIVLGFFSFSKFLMYRDLDPAMWPEGELTNQPLMRSLLSDGFTAGASNIPEDANLDDYIAPAELLHIVDCDSSQTLAVHDVRAGRNLVIQGPPGTGKSQTIANVIASAIADGKTVLFVAEKMAALEVVKRRLDQAGVGDACIELHSNKANKKMFLDELRRTSELGSPKGDAATTLNSRLLVARDQLNAHSTRLHLRHPAARLTPYQVIGELSKLRLEHVKPVDIRLQQPESWSPDEVQQRLAVVEELAQRIVDIGEPGDHPWRGVALKMILPNDVERLVSRITAMRARCKDLAEQQAELAMSLDTVAPAVLRDLTYLVALARDVAAAPKLANEALRAPEWGEQANALMALVDDGLQLRSVQAALEGKIHADSWEIDVLDLRQRLVGLPQYANAQAFERAVALQTLFSKLDGEITLLRRLLGVDTASKMASYSEINRLVLTAQKVATAPDVSPDVFVSTVWDQGVEQAADLAQCVVALEALQARLEGKISSDAWQLDLSGARQTLAAHGDSLLRFVSSEWRAASKQVRGLLRNPDTALPEQLEILDHLGEARKLLERIESNNTFGSGAFGADWKGGQSCAAPLLALVEWMRSLRGLGAQPRIIASKLPDRSEISRRAALLESLLQEIRPLLDALWFNGWKDEPAFREWASVEASALEVVAGQVSRLAFCQAGCQAVMPHVPLDLSGKIARLDLLIEVQQLRRRIDANSELGRVAFGTHWQGPLSDWENLRISTVWMASKSSLRHMVARHDNRTAPLHRALELEAAQDKFVTELEELYSELCTNSDKLFQVPAILDLPAFALLGRMAVWIEFSEELSKWVIYRDRCSKARQLGIGEIVTQLEAGALIPRDAMRTFTMAYFEALFADQVRSDEALAHFDGHLHGRLAADFAQMDRQRIAASSLEVVQAHHRRIPQGGGAIGPLGVLRGEMAKRKGHMPIRRLMLRAAPAIQALKPVFMMSPLSVAQFLPPGQLSFDLLVMDEASQIQPVDALGAIARSRQVVVVGDERQLPPTKFFSKMTSAEPDEDGDDDAQVSDIESILGLFTARGLPQRMLRWHYRSRHQSLIAVSNSQFYENKLFIVPSPYTQEAGMGLQFHHIANGVFDSGNTGTNAEEARVIAVAIIEHARNSPEHSLGVATFSVKQRRAIQDELELLRREHQDVEHFFQQHASEPFFIKNLENVQGDERDVIFISVGYGRNKLGYMAMRFGPLSAEGGERRLNVLISRAKRRCEVFASITDEDIDLERAKGRGVVAFKLFLHFARTGRLGLSRVSGREYDSPFEVQVADAVKACGYEVHPQVGIAGFFIDLGIADAQHPGRYLLGIECDGESYHGSRSARDRDRLRQAVLEDHGWIIHRIWGLDWFQRPNNELQRLLRAIDAAKTELAARAELHGRQERKPGVSVVTVEREDHAEIGLERNGPNRPAAYVEAIPAKPAYADELHEMSVAALSDLVKQIVILEGPVHVDEVVVRLRAAWGLKRTGARIQAAVERAIQAAIRFDGIIMTERFLSMADTIVSIRDRGAVVSDTLRKPDMLPPQEIDVAILDTLQKNYGAGLVEIAQYVARLFGFKATSPQLRDTIRVRIDDLLLRGLLQKNGEVFEIRRQDTV, encoded by the coding sequence ATGAATGACTCGGATATAGTATCTCCAGCTTTTGAATCAGATTTTCTGCAAGGTAGTCTGTCTGCAGACGCAAAGCTTGAGCGCGCCCGTACGGAGTTGCTGGACCTGACTGCACGCAACCGATTACTGAATATTCCACGCTCCTCTAACACCGCACGCACCATTGATGTGGTTGATGAGAAATCGAGCGAGATATTTCGGTTGATGGTAACCGAAGGTCGTCCATTTAACTTTTTACCTGGAAGGGCCGCAAGCAAGATTGAACTTGATAATACGGATGCCAACTTTAACGTTGATGAAATCGCGGAATTGGCGCCAGCTCATGATGACAGTGTCGACGCGCGCGGTGTTTTGAACCGACATTCTGATACGCGCCTGCAAACTAGGCTGACCGTCAAGGGATTGCAGAAGCGCCTGCTCGACATGTATCTCGATGCACGTACCTTGGAGGAGGAGCAGGGAGTTAATATCTTGTTCTTGGCGCTAGGCACCTTGAAATGGCTCGATCCATTGAATGCAAAGAATGTGCGATACGCGCCGCTGATCCTGATTCCCGTCAGCTTGGAAAGGGGCAACGCCGCAGAGCAATTCAAATTGAAATGGCGCCAGGAAGAGCATTCATCGAATCTATCGCTGGAAGCCTTTTTGGAACGCGTGCACCATTTAAAGATGCCCGCATATGAAGCTGGCGATGAATTCGATCCCATGGCCTACATTGACGCCGTCAGGGATACTGTGCGGTCGAAAGAAGGCTGGGTGGTCGATGCCGACGATATCGTGCTCGGTTTCTTTTCATTTTCCAAATTCCTGATGTACCGCGACCTCGATCCGGCCATGTGGCCGGAAGGCGAGCTGACGAATCAACCCTTGATGCGCAGTTTGTTATCCGATGGTTTTACAGCTGGTGCATCGAACATTCCCGAAGACGCCAACCTGGACGACTATATCGCACCGGCCGAGTTGCTGCATATCGTCGATTGCGACAGTTCGCAAACGTTGGCCGTGCACGATGTACGCGCTGGCCGTAACTTGGTGATCCAGGGGCCGCCCGGTACTGGTAAATCTCAAACTATTGCTAATGTCATCGCGTCGGCGATTGCTGATGGCAAGACGGTGCTGTTCGTAGCGGAGAAAATGGCCGCCCTCGAGGTGGTCAAGCGGCGATTGGACCAAGCCGGCGTTGGCGATGCCTGTATTGAATTGCATAGTAATAAAGCTAATAAGAAAATGTTTCTCGATGAGCTGCGCCGTACGTCTGAACTAGGCTCCCCCAAGGGGGATGCGGCCACTACCTTGAACAGTCGGTTGCTGGTGGCGCGTGATCAACTCAACGCACACAGTACGCGCTTGCACTTGCGGCACCCTGCTGCCAGACTCACGCCCTATCAAGTGATCGGGGAATTGAGCAAATTGCGTCTGGAGCATGTCAAACCGGTGGATATCCGTTTGCAGCAGCCTGAAAGCTGGTCGCCTGACGAGGTGCAGCAGCGGCTGGCAGTGGTTGAGGAATTGGCACAGCGCATCGTTGACATTGGCGAGCCGGGCGACCATCCATGGCGAGGTGTGGCGCTCAAGATGATACTTCCCAATGACGTGGAGCGCCTAGTGTCGCGCATCACGGCCATGCGGGCGCGCTGCAAGGATCTTGCTGAGCAACAGGCAGAGCTGGCTATGTCGCTCGATACGGTGGCACCGGCGGTGCTACGCGACCTTACCTATCTGGTGGCGCTGGCGCGCGACGTTGCTGCGGCCCCCAAGCTTGCCAACGAAGCCCTGCGGGCGCCAGAGTGGGGAGAGCAGGCGAATGCCCTAATGGCACTGGTCGACGATGGCCTCCAATTGCGGAGTGTGCAGGCCGCTCTGGAGGGAAAAATCCATGCAGACTCGTGGGAGATTGATGTGCTTGACTTGCGCCAGCGACTGGTTGGTTTGCCGCAGTACGCGAACGCACAGGCATTCGAACGGGCGGTAGCGCTGCAAACGTTATTTAGCAAGCTCGACGGCGAGATTACTTTGCTCCGCCGTCTGCTCGGTGTCGATACTGCCAGCAAAATGGCAAGCTACAGCGAGATCAATCGTCTGGTGTTGACGGCGCAGAAAGTGGCGACGGCACCGGATGTCAGTCCCGACGTGTTTGTTTCGACGGTATGGGATCAAGGCGTGGAACAGGCCGCCGACCTGGCGCAATGCGTGGTGGCGCTGGAAGCCTTACAGGCGCGGCTGGAAGGAAAAATCAGCAGCGATGCCTGGCAGCTTGATTTGTCTGGGGCGCGCCAGACTCTGGCCGCCCACGGCGACAGCCTGCTGCGTTTCGTCAGCAGCGAGTGGCGCGCTGCTAGCAAGCAGGTCAGGGGCCTGTTGCGTAACCCGGACACAGCACTGCCCGAACAGCTTGAAATTCTCGACCATCTTGGCGAAGCGAGAAAACTGCTGGAGCGAATTGAGTCAAACAACACATTTGGTAGCGGTGCGTTTGGTGCAGACTGGAAGGGGGGGCAATCGTGCGCAGCACCCTTACTGGCATTGGTGGAATGGATGCGCAGCTTGCGTGGCTTGGGGGCGCAGCCGCGCATTATCGCCAGCAAGCTGCCGGACCGCTCGGAAATCAGCCGTCGGGCTGCACTGCTGGAGAGCCTGTTGCAGGAAATCCGGCCTCTGCTAGACGCGTTGTGGTTCAACGGCTGGAAAGACGAGCCCGCTTTTCGTGAGTGGGCTAGCGTGGAGGCCTCCGCCCTTGAGGTGGTGGCCGGGCAAGTGTCCCGGCTTGCATTTTGCCAGGCCGGCTGCCAAGCTGTGATGCCACATGTACCGCTTGACCTTTCAGGCAAGATCGCGCGCCTCGACTTGTTGATCGAAGTGCAGCAACTGCGCCGGCGCATTGATGCGAATAGCGAATTGGGCCGAGTTGCGTTTGGCACTCATTGGCAGGGGCCATTGTCCGACTGGGAGAATTTGCGCATCAGCACAGTGTGGATGGCATCCAAGTCTAGCCTGCGCCATATGGTCGCGCGTCACGATAATCGTACCGCGCCGCTACATCGCGCACTGGAGCTTGAAGCTGCACAGGACAAGTTCGTGACTGAACTTGAAGAACTCTATAGCGAGTTATGCACCAATAGCGACAAGCTGTTTCAGGTGCCGGCTATTTTGGATTTGCCTGCCTTTGCCTTGCTCGGGCGTATGGCGGTGTGGATTGAATTTTCCGAAGAGTTGTCGAAGTGGGTGATCTACCGCGACCGCTGCTCCAAGGCGCGCCAGTTGGGTATCGGTGAAATTGTCACGCAACTGGAGGCTGGTGCCCTGATCCCAAGGGACGCCATGCGCACGTTCACAATGGCGTATTTCGAAGCGCTTTTTGCTGATCAAGTACGCAGCGACGAGGCGCTGGCCCATTTTGACGGCCACCTCCATGGCCGCCTAGCGGCGGATTTTGCGCAGATGGACCGCCAGCGTATCGCGGCATCCAGTCTGGAAGTGGTGCAAGCACACCATCGCCGTATTCCACAGGGAGGCGGTGCGATCGGTCCCTTGGGTGTGCTGCGCGGTGAAATGGCCAAACGTAAGGGGCATATGCCGATACGACGCTTGATGCTGCGTGCTGCGCCTGCCATCCAGGCGCTCAAGCCGGTATTTATGATGAGTCCACTATCAGTTGCCCAGTTCCTGCCTCCTGGGCAACTCAGTTTTGATTTATTGGTGATGGACGAGGCCAGCCAGATCCAGCCTGTGGATGCGCTGGGGGCTATTGCGCGCTCGCGCCAAGTCGTCGTCGTCGGTGATGAGCGGCAATTACCACCAACCAAGTTTTTTTCCAAGATGACCAGCGCAGAGCCCGATGAAGATGGGGACGATGATGCGCAAGTCTCCGATATTGAGAGCATTCTGGGGTTGTTTACCGCACGTGGATTGCCGCAACGCATGCTGCGTTGGCATTACCGCAGCCGGCATCAGTCCTTGATCGCCGTGTCGAATAGCCAATTCTATGAAAACAAGCTGTTTATCGTACCCAGTCCCTACACCCAAGAGGCGGGCATGGGTTTGCAGTTTCATCATATCGCTAACGGCGTTTTTGATTCCGGCAATACCGGCACCAATGCGGAAGAGGCTAGAGTCATTGCCGTGGCCATTATCGAGCATGCGCGCAACTCACCGGAACACTCCTTGGGCGTGGCGACTTTTTCGGTCAAGCAGCGACGAGCCATCCAGGATGAACTGGAGTTGTTGCGCCGTGAGCATCAGGACGTGGAGCACTTTTTCCAGCAGCATGCCAGCGAGCCGTTTTTCATCAAGAACCTGGAAAACGTGCAGGGTGACGAACGTGATGTGATTTTCATCTCGGTTGGCTACGGGCGCAACAAGCTCGGTTACATGGCCATGCGCTTCGGTCCACTGAGTGCCGAGGGCGGTGAGCGGCGCCTTAATGTATTGATCAGCCGCGCCAAGCGCCGCTGCGAAGTGTTTGCCTCAATTACCGACGAAGATATTGATCTTGAACGTGCCAAGGGCCGGGGTGTGGTGGCCTTCAAGTTGTTTCTCCATTTCGCGCGTACGGGCAGGCTCGGCTTGTCGCGTGTATCTGGGCGCGAATATGACAGTCCGTTTGAGGTACAGGTGGCTGATGCAGTTAAGGCCTGCGGGTACGAAGTCCATCCACAAGTCGGCATCGCCGGGTTTTTCATTGACCTGGGTATTGCCGACGCCCAGCATCCGGGCCGCTATCTGTTGGGTATCGAGTGCGATGGCGAGTCCTATCATGGCTCGCGCTCGGCGCGAGACCGCGATCGTTTGCGTCAGGCCGTGCTGGAAGACCATGGCTGGATCATCCACCGTATTTGGGGGCTCGACTGGTTTCAACGGCCTAATAATGAGTTGCAGCGCTTGCTGAGGGCCATTGACGCCGCCAAGACTGAGCTGGCAGCGCGCGCTGAGCTCCATGGGAGGCAGGAGCGCAAGCCTGGCGTGTCGGTTGTTACCGTGGAGCGAGAAGATCATGCCGAGATTGGCTTGGAAAGGAATGGACCAAACAGGCCGGCGGCCTATGTAGAAGCGATCCCTGCCAAACCTGCCTATGCTGATGAGCTGCATGAGATGTCGGTAGCGGCCTTGAGTGACCTAGTCAAGCAGATCGTCATCCTGGAGGGTCCCGTGCACGTCGATGAAGTCGTAGTGCGTCTGCGCGCTGCGTGGGGCTTGAAACGGACTGGCGCGCGCATCCAGGCAGCGGTGGAACGTGCCATCCAGGCCGCCATACGTTTCGATGGCATAATTATGACAGAGCGTTTTTTGAGCATGGCCGATACCATCGTCAGCATCCGTGACCGCGGTGCCGTGGTTTCCGACACCTTGCGTAAACCCGACATGCTGCCACCGCAGGAAATCGATGTGGCGATCCTTGACACGTTGCAAAAAAATTATGGCGCAGGATTGGTCGAAATTGCCCAGTACGTGGCGCGCCTGTTCGGTTTTAAGGCCACCAGCCCGCAGTTGCGCGATACGATCCGCGTGCGCATCGATGATCTGCTGTTGCGCGGCTTGCTGCAGAAAAATGGTGAGGTGTTCGAAATCAGGCGGCAGGACACCGTATAA